The Desulfobacterales bacterium DNA window GTCCGCAACCGGGCCGACGGCACGGTGGAGGCCCTGATCCAGGGCGAACCCCAGGCCGTGGAGCGGATGCTCGCCTGGTTCCATACCGGCTCGCCCCACTCCCAGGTCGACGGGGTCCGGGTCACCGAGAAGGAGGTCAGGGACGAACGTGTTTCCTTTGAGATCCGGTATCGATAGGGATAACGGGTTGTCACGGGTGGTTTTC harbors:
- a CDS encoding acylphosphatase — its product is MSERCVQVIVSGRVQGVYFRAFTREEAESLGLSGWVRNRADGTVEALIQGEPQAVERMLAWFHTGSPHSQVDGVRVTEKEVRDERVSFEIRYR